One window from the genome of Balaenoptera musculus isolate JJ_BM4_2016_0621 chromosome 3, mBalMus1.pri.v3, whole genome shotgun sequence encodes:
- the SH2D3A gene encoding SH2 domain-containing protein 3A isoform X1: protein MQVPQDGEDFAGQPWYHGPLSRQKAEALLQQDGDFLVRASKSRGGHPVISCRWRGSVLHFEVFRVALRPRPGRPTALFQLEDERFPSLPALVRSYVTGQRTLSQATGAVASRPVTRQGPIRRSFSEDTLPDGPAWTEPLRARKRSDSQPAGLQHMGQPTEDHPGSGASTMPASALPRTGSDSVLLKVPVPLGSIADSLRASDGQLHAKAPTKPPRTSSLMLPDASGRPPTYCELVPRVPRAQGTPPGHSCPEPEAPWWETEEEEEEEEENRCFARPQAEVSFCPPDNPFCLLGSQNRPLETEVLHTLHGLFLEHHPGSTALHLLLVDCQATGLLGVTKAQRGAMGVASGLELLTLPHGHRLRLELLERLETLALAGALAVLGCAGPLEERAAALRGLVELALALRPGAAGDLPGLAAVMGALLMPQVSRLERTWRQLRRSHTEAALAFEQELKPLMRALDEGAGEWRLSMSGPCDPGEVALPYVAPAVRLLEGEELPGPLDESCERLLRTLHRARLLARDAPRFREAAARRLRVCRAGLPGPQIPPSGVAPSPGTTPKVGPPGSRPRNRLPPCTHRAPQPPHPHCCRLRSPLPAHPTQLSRIPPPPGAERGPDHWFLEEAALGEPRSWGAVGHTS from the exons ATGCAGGTGCCACAGGATGGAGAGGACTTTGCTGGCCAACCCTGGTACCACGGCCCACTGTCCCGCCAG AAGGCTGAGGCCCTCCTTCAGCAAGATGGTGACTTCTTAGTTCGTGCATCTAAGTCCCGTGGGGGCCACCCTGTGATCTCCTGCCGTTGGCGGGGCTCAGTCTTACACTTCGAGGTGTTCCGTGTGGCCCTGCGCCCCCGGCCAGGCCGGCCCACAGCCCTCTTTCAGCTGGAAGATGAGCGTTTCCCAAGCCTGCCTGCCCTGGTTCGCAGCTATGTGACCGGCCAGCGTACACTGTCCCAGGCCACTGGAGCTGTGGCGTCCAGGCCAGTGACGCGGCAAGGACCTATTCGACGCAGCTTTAGTGAAGACACCCTTCCAGACGGCCCGGCTTGGACAGAGCCACTCAG GGCTAGGAAGCGGAGTGACAGTCAGCCCGCAGGCTTGCAGCATATGGGGCAGCCAACAGAAGACCACCCTGGTTCAG GAGCTTCCACTATGCCTGCATCTGCCCTGCCTCGGACAGGTAGTGACTCCGTGTTGCTAAAGGTGCCCGTTCCCCTGGGGTCCATTGCTGACAGCCTCAGGGCCTCTGATGGGCAGCTTCATGCCAAGGCACCAACCAAGCCACCTCGAACATCCTCACTGATGCTGCCTGATGCCTCTGGACGCCCACCAACGTACTGTGAGCTGGTGCCCCGagtgcccagggcccagggaacACCTCCTGGCCATAGCTGCCCAGAGCCAGAGGCGCCATGGTGGgagactgaggaggaggaggaggaagaggaggagaacaGATGTTTTGCAAGACCGCAGGCAGAGGTCTCTTTCTGCCCACCTGACAACCCCTtctgcctgctgggctcccagaatCGGCCCCTGGAAACCGAAGTCCTGCATACTCTCCATGGCCTTTTCCTGGAGCACCATCCTGGGAGCACCGCTCTCCACCTGCTATTGGTGGATTGCCAG GCGACTGGCCTCCTGGGAGTGACGAAGGCCCAGCGGGGCGCCATGGGGGTCGCCTCTGGTCTGGAGCTGCTCACACTTCCCCATGGGCATCGCTTGAGGTTGGAACTGCTGGAGAG GCTCGAGACGCTGGCACTGGCGGGGGCGCTGGCAGTGCTGGGCTGCGCAGGGCCGCTGGAGGAGCGCGCGGCCGCCCTGAGGGGCCTGGTGGAGCTGGCCCTGGCGCTGCGGCCAGGGGCGGCGGGAGACCTGCCCGGACTGGCCGCGGTCATGGGCGCCTTGCTCATGCCCCAG GTGTCGCGGTTGGAACGCACGTGGCGCCAGCTGCGAAGGAGCCACACCGAGGCTGCGCTGGCCTTCGAGCAGGAGCTGAAGCCACTGATGCGGGCGCTGGATGAGGGCGCCGGTGAGTGGCGTCTTTCGATGAGTG GACCCTGCGACCCGGGGGAGGTGGCGCTGCCGTACGTGGCGCCCGCGGTGCGCCTGCTGGAGGGCGAGGAACTCCCCGGGCCCTTGGACGAGAGCTGCGAGCGGCTGCTGCGCACCCTGCACCGGGCGCGTCTGCTGGCCCGGGACGCGCCCAGATTCCGCGAGGCGGCGGCTCGGCGCCTGCGAG TTTGTCGCGCAGGACTGCCCGGACCCCAAATCCCACCCTCGGGCGTGGCTCCATCTCCAGGCACAACCCCTAAGGTGGGTCCCCCAGGATCTCGCCCCAGGAACAGACTGCCCCCGTGCACCCACCGAGCCCCTCAGCCGCCCCATCCCCACTGCTGCAGACTCAGGAGCCCCCTCCCGGCTCACCCTACCCAGTTGTCCAG gaTTCCGCCCCCACCCGGAGCTGAGAGAGGCCCTGACCACTGGTTTCTTGAGGAGGCTGCTCTGGGGGAGCCGAGGAGCTGGGGCGCCGTGGGCCACACGTCTTGA
- the SH2D3A gene encoding SH2 domain-containing protein 3A isoform X6 has protein sequence MERTLLANPGTTAHCPARARKRSDSQPAGLQHMGQPTEDHPGSGASTMPASALPRTGSDSVLLKVPVPLGSIADSLRASDGQLHAKAPTKPPRTSSLMLPDASGRPPTYCELVPRVPRAQGTPPGHSCPEPEAPWWETEEEEEEEEENRCFARPQAEVSFCPPDNPFCLLGSQNRPLETEVLHTLHGLFLEHHPGSTALHLLLVDCQATGLLGVTKAQRGAMGVASGLELLTLPHGHRLRLELLERLETLALAGALAVLGCAGPLEERAAALRGLVELALALRPGAAGDLPGLAAVMGALLMPQVSRLERTWRQLRRSHTEAALAFEQELKPLMRALDEGAGPCDPGEVALPYVAPAVRLLEGEELPGPLDESCERLLRTLHRARLLARDAPRFREAAARRLRGFRPHPELREALTTGFLRRLLWGSRGAGAPWATRLEKFQRVLSVLSQRLEPDH, from the exons ATGGAGAGGACTTTGCTGGCCAACCCTGGTACCACGGCCCACTGTCCCGCCAG GGCTAGGAAGCGGAGTGACAGTCAGCCCGCAGGCTTGCAGCATATGGGGCAGCCAACAGAAGACCACCCTGGTTCAG GAGCTTCCACTATGCCTGCATCTGCCCTGCCTCGGACAGGTAGTGACTCCGTGTTGCTAAAGGTGCCCGTTCCCCTGGGGTCCATTGCTGACAGCCTCAGGGCCTCTGATGGGCAGCTTCATGCCAAGGCACCAACCAAGCCACCTCGAACATCCTCACTGATGCTGCCTGATGCCTCTGGACGCCCACCAACGTACTGTGAGCTGGTGCCCCGagtgcccagggcccagggaacACCTCCTGGCCATAGCTGCCCAGAGCCAGAGGCGCCATGGTGGgagactgaggaggaggaggaggaagaggaggagaacaGATGTTTTGCAAGACCGCAGGCAGAGGTCTCTTTCTGCCCACCTGACAACCCCTtctgcctgctgggctcccagaatCGGCCCCTGGAAACCGAAGTCCTGCATACTCTCCATGGCCTTTTCCTGGAGCACCATCCTGGGAGCACCGCTCTCCACCTGCTATTGGTGGATTGCCAG GCGACTGGCCTCCTGGGAGTGACGAAGGCCCAGCGGGGCGCCATGGGGGTCGCCTCTGGTCTGGAGCTGCTCACACTTCCCCATGGGCATCGCTTGAGGTTGGAACTGCTGGAGAG GCTCGAGACGCTGGCACTGGCGGGGGCGCTGGCAGTGCTGGGCTGCGCAGGGCCGCTGGAGGAGCGCGCGGCCGCCCTGAGGGGCCTGGTGGAGCTGGCCCTGGCGCTGCGGCCAGGGGCGGCGGGAGACCTGCCCGGACTGGCCGCGGTCATGGGCGCCTTGCTCATGCCCCAG GTGTCGCGGTTGGAACGCACGTGGCGCCAGCTGCGAAGGAGCCACACCGAGGCTGCGCTGGCCTTCGAGCAGGAGCTGAAGCCACTGATGCGGGCGCTGGATGAGGGCGCCG GACCCTGCGACCCGGGGGAGGTGGCGCTGCCGTACGTGGCGCCCGCGGTGCGCCTGCTGGAGGGCGAGGAACTCCCCGGGCCCTTGGACGAGAGCTGCGAGCGGCTGCTGCGCACCCTGCACCGGGCGCGTCTGCTGGCCCGGGACGCGCCCAGATTCCGCGAGGCGGCGGCTCGGCGCCTGCGAG gaTTCCGCCCCCACCCGGAGCTGAGAGAGGCCCTGACCACTGGTTTCTTGAGGAGGCTGCTCTGGGGGAGCCGAGGAGCTGGGGCGCCGTGGGCCACACGTCTTGAGAAGTTCCAGCGCGTCCTCAGCGTCCTGTCGCAGCGCCTGGAGCCTGACCATTGA
- the SH2D3A gene encoding SH2 domain-containing protein 3A isoform X5 → MQVPQDGEDFAGQPWYHGPLSRQKAEALLQQDGDFLVRASKSRGGHPVISCRWRGSVLHFEVFRVALRPRPGRPTALFQLEDERFPSLPALVRSYVTGQRTLSQATGAVASRPVTRQGPIRRSFSEDTLPDGPAWTEPLRARKRSDSQPAGLQHMGQPTEDHPGSGASTMPASALPRTGSDSVLLKVPVPLGSIADSLRASDGQLHAKAPTKPPRTSSLMLPDASGRPPTYCELVPRVPRAQGTPPGHSCPEPEAPWWETEEEEEEEEENRCFARPQAEVSFCPPDNPFCLLGSQNRPLETEVLHTLHGLFLEHHPGSTALHLLLVDCQATGLLGVTKAQRGAMGVASGLELLTLPHGHRLRLELLERLETLALAGALAVLGCAGPLEERAAALRGLVELALALRPGAAGDLPGLAAVMGALLMPQVRGKQGWGGGQRASNGEKWRGGGLRSLPPGVAVGTHVAPAAKEPHRGCAGLRAGAEATDAGAG, encoded by the exons ATGCAGGTGCCACAGGATGGAGAGGACTTTGCTGGCCAACCCTGGTACCACGGCCCACTGTCCCGCCAG AAGGCTGAGGCCCTCCTTCAGCAAGATGGTGACTTCTTAGTTCGTGCATCTAAGTCCCGTGGGGGCCACCCTGTGATCTCCTGCCGTTGGCGGGGCTCAGTCTTACACTTCGAGGTGTTCCGTGTGGCCCTGCGCCCCCGGCCAGGCCGGCCCACAGCCCTCTTTCAGCTGGAAGATGAGCGTTTCCCAAGCCTGCCTGCCCTGGTTCGCAGCTATGTGACCGGCCAGCGTACACTGTCCCAGGCCACTGGAGCTGTGGCGTCCAGGCCAGTGACGCGGCAAGGACCTATTCGACGCAGCTTTAGTGAAGACACCCTTCCAGACGGCCCGGCTTGGACAGAGCCACTCAG GGCTAGGAAGCGGAGTGACAGTCAGCCCGCAGGCTTGCAGCATATGGGGCAGCCAACAGAAGACCACCCTGGTTCAG GAGCTTCCACTATGCCTGCATCTGCCCTGCCTCGGACAGGTAGTGACTCCGTGTTGCTAAAGGTGCCCGTTCCCCTGGGGTCCATTGCTGACAGCCTCAGGGCCTCTGATGGGCAGCTTCATGCCAAGGCACCAACCAAGCCACCTCGAACATCCTCACTGATGCTGCCTGATGCCTCTGGACGCCCACCAACGTACTGTGAGCTGGTGCCCCGagtgcccagggcccagggaacACCTCCTGGCCATAGCTGCCCAGAGCCAGAGGCGCCATGGTGGgagactgaggaggaggaggaggaagaggaggagaacaGATGTTTTGCAAGACCGCAGGCAGAGGTCTCTTTCTGCCCACCTGACAACCCCTtctgcctgctgggctcccagaatCGGCCCCTGGAAACCGAAGTCCTGCATACTCTCCATGGCCTTTTCCTGGAGCACCATCCTGGGAGCACCGCTCTCCACCTGCTATTGGTGGATTGCCAG GCGACTGGCCTCCTGGGAGTGACGAAGGCCCAGCGGGGCGCCATGGGGGTCGCCTCTGGTCTGGAGCTGCTCACACTTCCCCATGGGCATCGCTTGAGGTTGGAACTGCTGGAGAG GCTCGAGACGCTGGCACTGGCGGGGGCGCTGGCAGTGCTGGGCTGCGCAGGGCCGCTGGAGGAGCGCGCGGCCGCCCTGAGGGGCCTGGTGGAGCTGGCCCTGGCGCTGCGGCCAGGGGCGGCGGGAGACCTGCCCGGACTGGCCGCGGTCATGGGCGCCTTGCTCATGCCCCAGGTGCGTGGGAagcagggatggggaggaggccAGAGAGCAAGTAATGGGGAAAAGTGGAGAGGAGGCGGGCTCAGGTCTCTTCCTCCAGGTGTCGCGGTTGGAACGCACGTGGCGCCAGCTGCGAAGGAGCCACACCGAGGCTGCGCTGGCCTTCGAGCAGGAGCTGAAGCCACTGATGCGGGCGCTGGATGA
- the SH2D3A gene encoding SH2 domain-containing protein 3A isoform X2, translating to MQVPQDGEDFAGQPWYHGPLSRQKAEALLQQDGDFLVRASKSRGGHPVISCRWRGSVLHFEVFRVALRPRPGRPTALFQLEDERFPSLPALVRSYVTGQRTLSQATGAVASRPVTRQGPIRRSFSEDTLPDGPAWTEPLRARKRSDSQPAGLQHMGQPTEDHPGSGASTMPASALPRTGSDSVLLKVPVPLGSIADSLRASDGQLHAKAPTKPPRTSSLMLPDASGRPPTYCELVPRVPRAQGTPPGHSCPEPEAPWWETEEEEEEEEENRCFARPQAEVSFCPPDNPFCLLGSQNRPLETEVLHTLHGLFLEHHPGSTALHLLLVDCQATGLLGVTKAQRGAMGVASGLELLTLPHGHRLRLELLERLETLALAGALAVLGCAGPLEERAAALRGLVELALALRPGAAGDLPGLAAVMGALLMPQVSRLERTWRQLRRSHTEAALAFEQELKPLMRALDEGAGPCDPGEVALPYVAPAVRLLEGEELPGPLDESCERLLRTLHRARLLARDAPRFREAAARRLRVCRAGLPGPQIPPSGVAPSPGTTPKVGPPGSRPRNRLPPCTHRAPQPPHPHCCRLRSPLPAHPTQLSRIPPPPGAERGPDHWFLEEAALGEPRSWGAVGHTS from the exons ATGCAGGTGCCACAGGATGGAGAGGACTTTGCTGGCCAACCCTGGTACCACGGCCCACTGTCCCGCCAG AAGGCTGAGGCCCTCCTTCAGCAAGATGGTGACTTCTTAGTTCGTGCATCTAAGTCCCGTGGGGGCCACCCTGTGATCTCCTGCCGTTGGCGGGGCTCAGTCTTACACTTCGAGGTGTTCCGTGTGGCCCTGCGCCCCCGGCCAGGCCGGCCCACAGCCCTCTTTCAGCTGGAAGATGAGCGTTTCCCAAGCCTGCCTGCCCTGGTTCGCAGCTATGTGACCGGCCAGCGTACACTGTCCCAGGCCACTGGAGCTGTGGCGTCCAGGCCAGTGACGCGGCAAGGACCTATTCGACGCAGCTTTAGTGAAGACACCCTTCCAGACGGCCCGGCTTGGACAGAGCCACTCAG GGCTAGGAAGCGGAGTGACAGTCAGCCCGCAGGCTTGCAGCATATGGGGCAGCCAACAGAAGACCACCCTGGTTCAG GAGCTTCCACTATGCCTGCATCTGCCCTGCCTCGGACAGGTAGTGACTCCGTGTTGCTAAAGGTGCCCGTTCCCCTGGGGTCCATTGCTGACAGCCTCAGGGCCTCTGATGGGCAGCTTCATGCCAAGGCACCAACCAAGCCACCTCGAACATCCTCACTGATGCTGCCTGATGCCTCTGGACGCCCACCAACGTACTGTGAGCTGGTGCCCCGagtgcccagggcccagggaacACCTCCTGGCCATAGCTGCCCAGAGCCAGAGGCGCCATGGTGGgagactgaggaggaggaggaggaagaggaggagaacaGATGTTTTGCAAGACCGCAGGCAGAGGTCTCTTTCTGCCCACCTGACAACCCCTtctgcctgctgggctcccagaatCGGCCCCTGGAAACCGAAGTCCTGCATACTCTCCATGGCCTTTTCCTGGAGCACCATCCTGGGAGCACCGCTCTCCACCTGCTATTGGTGGATTGCCAG GCGACTGGCCTCCTGGGAGTGACGAAGGCCCAGCGGGGCGCCATGGGGGTCGCCTCTGGTCTGGAGCTGCTCACACTTCCCCATGGGCATCGCTTGAGGTTGGAACTGCTGGAGAG GCTCGAGACGCTGGCACTGGCGGGGGCGCTGGCAGTGCTGGGCTGCGCAGGGCCGCTGGAGGAGCGCGCGGCCGCCCTGAGGGGCCTGGTGGAGCTGGCCCTGGCGCTGCGGCCAGGGGCGGCGGGAGACCTGCCCGGACTGGCCGCGGTCATGGGCGCCTTGCTCATGCCCCAG GTGTCGCGGTTGGAACGCACGTGGCGCCAGCTGCGAAGGAGCCACACCGAGGCTGCGCTGGCCTTCGAGCAGGAGCTGAAGCCACTGATGCGGGCGCTGGATGAGGGCGCCG GACCCTGCGACCCGGGGGAGGTGGCGCTGCCGTACGTGGCGCCCGCGGTGCGCCTGCTGGAGGGCGAGGAACTCCCCGGGCCCTTGGACGAGAGCTGCGAGCGGCTGCTGCGCACCCTGCACCGGGCGCGTCTGCTGGCCCGGGACGCGCCCAGATTCCGCGAGGCGGCGGCTCGGCGCCTGCGAG TTTGTCGCGCAGGACTGCCCGGACCCCAAATCCCACCCTCGGGCGTGGCTCCATCTCCAGGCACAACCCCTAAGGTGGGTCCCCCAGGATCTCGCCCCAGGAACAGACTGCCCCCGTGCACCCACCGAGCCCCTCAGCCGCCCCATCCCCACTGCTGCAGACTCAGGAGCCCCCTCCCGGCTCACCCTACCCAGTTGTCCAG gaTTCCGCCCCCACCCGGAGCTGAGAGAGGCCCTGACCACTGGTTTCTTGAGGAGGCTGCTCTGGGGGAGCCGAGGAGCTGGGGCGCCGTGGGCCACACGTCTTGA
- the SH2D3A gene encoding SH2 domain-containing protein 3A isoform X4, with amino-acid sequence MQVPQDGEDFAGQPWYHGPLSRQKAEALLQQDGDFLVRASKSRGGHPVISCRWRGSVLHFEVFRVALRPRPGRPTALFQLEDERFPSLPALVRSYVTGQRTLSQATGAVASRPVTRQGPIRRSFSEDTLPDGPAWTEPLRARKRSDSQPAGLQHMGQPTEDHPGSGASTMPASALPRTGSDSVLLKVPVPLGSIADSLRASDGQLHAKAPTKPPRTSSLMLPDASGRPPTYCELVPRVPRAQGTPPGHSCPEPEAPWWETEEEEEEEEENRCFARPQAEVSFCPPDNPFCLLGSQNRPLETEVLHTLHGLFLEHHPGSTALHLLLVDCQATGLLGVTKAQRGAMGVASGLELLTLPHGHRLRLELLERLETLALAGALAVLGCAGPLEERAAALRGLVELALALRPGAAGDLPGLAAVMGALLMPQVSRLERTWRQLRRSHTEAALAFEQELKPLMRALDEGAGPCDPGEVALPYVAPAVRLLEGEELPGPLDESCERLLRTLHRARLLARDAPRFREAAARRLRGFRPHPELREALTTGFLRRLLWGSRGAGAPWATRLEKFQRVLSVLSQRLEPDH; translated from the exons ATGCAGGTGCCACAGGATGGAGAGGACTTTGCTGGCCAACCCTGGTACCACGGCCCACTGTCCCGCCAG AAGGCTGAGGCCCTCCTTCAGCAAGATGGTGACTTCTTAGTTCGTGCATCTAAGTCCCGTGGGGGCCACCCTGTGATCTCCTGCCGTTGGCGGGGCTCAGTCTTACACTTCGAGGTGTTCCGTGTGGCCCTGCGCCCCCGGCCAGGCCGGCCCACAGCCCTCTTTCAGCTGGAAGATGAGCGTTTCCCAAGCCTGCCTGCCCTGGTTCGCAGCTATGTGACCGGCCAGCGTACACTGTCCCAGGCCACTGGAGCTGTGGCGTCCAGGCCAGTGACGCGGCAAGGACCTATTCGACGCAGCTTTAGTGAAGACACCCTTCCAGACGGCCCGGCTTGGACAGAGCCACTCAG GGCTAGGAAGCGGAGTGACAGTCAGCCCGCAGGCTTGCAGCATATGGGGCAGCCAACAGAAGACCACCCTGGTTCAG GAGCTTCCACTATGCCTGCATCTGCCCTGCCTCGGACAGGTAGTGACTCCGTGTTGCTAAAGGTGCCCGTTCCCCTGGGGTCCATTGCTGACAGCCTCAGGGCCTCTGATGGGCAGCTTCATGCCAAGGCACCAACCAAGCCACCTCGAACATCCTCACTGATGCTGCCTGATGCCTCTGGACGCCCACCAACGTACTGTGAGCTGGTGCCCCGagtgcccagggcccagggaacACCTCCTGGCCATAGCTGCCCAGAGCCAGAGGCGCCATGGTGGgagactgaggaggaggaggaggaagaggaggagaacaGATGTTTTGCAAGACCGCAGGCAGAGGTCTCTTTCTGCCCACCTGACAACCCCTtctgcctgctgggctcccagaatCGGCCCCTGGAAACCGAAGTCCTGCATACTCTCCATGGCCTTTTCCTGGAGCACCATCCTGGGAGCACCGCTCTCCACCTGCTATTGGTGGATTGCCAG GCGACTGGCCTCCTGGGAGTGACGAAGGCCCAGCGGGGCGCCATGGGGGTCGCCTCTGGTCTGGAGCTGCTCACACTTCCCCATGGGCATCGCTTGAGGTTGGAACTGCTGGAGAG GCTCGAGACGCTGGCACTGGCGGGGGCGCTGGCAGTGCTGGGCTGCGCAGGGCCGCTGGAGGAGCGCGCGGCCGCCCTGAGGGGCCTGGTGGAGCTGGCCCTGGCGCTGCGGCCAGGGGCGGCGGGAGACCTGCCCGGACTGGCCGCGGTCATGGGCGCCTTGCTCATGCCCCAG GTGTCGCGGTTGGAACGCACGTGGCGCCAGCTGCGAAGGAGCCACACCGAGGCTGCGCTGGCCTTCGAGCAGGAGCTGAAGCCACTGATGCGGGCGCTGGATGAGGGCGCCG GACCCTGCGACCCGGGGGAGGTGGCGCTGCCGTACGTGGCGCCCGCGGTGCGCCTGCTGGAGGGCGAGGAACTCCCCGGGCCCTTGGACGAGAGCTGCGAGCGGCTGCTGCGCACCCTGCACCGGGCGCGTCTGCTGGCCCGGGACGCGCCCAGATTCCGCGAGGCGGCGGCTCGGCGCCTGCGAG gaTTCCGCCCCCACCCGGAGCTGAGAGAGGCCCTGACCACTGGTTTCTTGAGGAGGCTGCTCTGGGGGAGCCGAGGAGCTGGGGCGCCGTGGGCCACACGTCTTGAGAAGTTCCAGCGCGTCCTCAGCGTCCTGTCGCAGCGCCTGGAGCCTGACCATTGA
- the SH2D3A gene encoding SH2 domain-containing protein 3A isoform X3 produces MQVPQDGEDFAGQPWYHGPLSRQKAEALLQQDGDFLVRASKSRGGHPVISCRWRGSVLHFEVFRVALRPRPGRPTALFQLEDERFPSLPALVRSYVTGQRTLSQATGAVASRPVTRQGPIRRSFSEDTLPDGPAWTEPLRARKRSDSQPAGLQHMGQPTEDHPGSGASTMPASALPRTGSDSVLLKVPVPLGSIADSLRASDGQLHAKAPTKPPRTSSLMLPDASGRPPTYCELVPRVPRAQGTPPGHSCPEPEAPWWETEEEEEEEEENRCFARPQAEVSFCPPDNPFCLLGSQNRPLETEVLHTLHGLFLEHHPGSTALHLLLVDCQATGLLGVTKAQRGAMGVASGLELLTLPHGHRLRLELLERLETLALAGALAVLGCAGPLEERAAALRGLVELALALRPGAAGDLPGLAAVMGALLMPQVSRLERTWRQLRRSHTEAALAFEQELKPLMRALDEGAGEWRLSMSGPCDPGEVALPYVAPAVRLLEGEELPGPLDESCERLLRTLHRARLLARDAPRFREAAARRLRGFRPHPELREALTTGFLRRLLWGSRGAGAPWATRLEKFQRVLSVLSQRLEPDH; encoded by the exons ATGCAGGTGCCACAGGATGGAGAGGACTTTGCTGGCCAACCCTGGTACCACGGCCCACTGTCCCGCCAG AAGGCTGAGGCCCTCCTTCAGCAAGATGGTGACTTCTTAGTTCGTGCATCTAAGTCCCGTGGGGGCCACCCTGTGATCTCCTGCCGTTGGCGGGGCTCAGTCTTACACTTCGAGGTGTTCCGTGTGGCCCTGCGCCCCCGGCCAGGCCGGCCCACAGCCCTCTTTCAGCTGGAAGATGAGCGTTTCCCAAGCCTGCCTGCCCTGGTTCGCAGCTATGTGACCGGCCAGCGTACACTGTCCCAGGCCACTGGAGCTGTGGCGTCCAGGCCAGTGACGCGGCAAGGACCTATTCGACGCAGCTTTAGTGAAGACACCCTTCCAGACGGCCCGGCTTGGACAGAGCCACTCAG GGCTAGGAAGCGGAGTGACAGTCAGCCCGCAGGCTTGCAGCATATGGGGCAGCCAACAGAAGACCACCCTGGTTCAG GAGCTTCCACTATGCCTGCATCTGCCCTGCCTCGGACAGGTAGTGACTCCGTGTTGCTAAAGGTGCCCGTTCCCCTGGGGTCCATTGCTGACAGCCTCAGGGCCTCTGATGGGCAGCTTCATGCCAAGGCACCAACCAAGCCACCTCGAACATCCTCACTGATGCTGCCTGATGCCTCTGGACGCCCACCAACGTACTGTGAGCTGGTGCCCCGagtgcccagggcccagggaacACCTCCTGGCCATAGCTGCCCAGAGCCAGAGGCGCCATGGTGGgagactgaggaggaggaggaggaagaggaggagaacaGATGTTTTGCAAGACCGCAGGCAGAGGTCTCTTTCTGCCCACCTGACAACCCCTtctgcctgctgggctcccagaatCGGCCCCTGGAAACCGAAGTCCTGCATACTCTCCATGGCCTTTTCCTGGAGCACCATCCTGGGAGCACCGCTCTCCACCTGCTATTGGTGGATTGCCAG GCGACTGGCCTCCTGGGAGTGACGAAGGCCCAGCGGGGCGCCATGGGGGTCGCCTCTGGTCTGGAGCTGCTCACACTTCCCCATGGGCATCGCTTGAGGTTGGAACTGCTGGAGAG GCTCGAGACGCTGGCACTGGCGGGGGCGCTGGCAGTGCTGGGCTGCGCAGGGCCGCTGGAGGAGCGCGCGGCCGCCCTGAGGGGCCTGGTGGAGCTGGCCCTGGCGCTGCGGCCAGGGGCGGCGGGAGACCTGCCCGGACTGGCCGCGGTCATGGGCGCCTTGCTCATGCCCCAG GTGTCGCGGTTGGAACGCACGTGGCGCCAGCTGCGAAGGAGCCACACCGAGGCTGCGCTGGCCTTCGAGCAGGAGCTGAAGCCACTGATGCGGGCGCTGGATGAGGGCGCCGGTGAGTGGCGTCTTTCGATGAGTG GACCCTGCGACCCGGGGGAGGTGGCGCTGCCGTACGTGGCGCCCGCGGTGCGCCTGCTGGAGGGCGAGGAACTCCCCGGGCCCTTGGACGAGAGCTGCGAGCGGCTGCTGCGCACCCTGCACCGGGCGCGTCTGCTGGCCCGGGACGCGCCCAGATTCCGCGAGGCGGCGGCTCGGCGCCTGCGAG gaTTCCGCCCCCACCCGGAGCTGAGAGAGGCCCTGACCACTGGTTTCTTGAGGAGGCTGCTCTGGGGGAGCCGAGGAGCTGGGGCGCCGTGGGCCACACGTCTTGAGAAGTTCCAGCGCGTCCTCAGCGTCCTGTCGCAGCGCCTGGAGCCTGACCATTGA